The genomic window GCCATATGACGCCACCCCGAAACCCGCCGGAAAAGTCTCGACGAATTGGACATTTTCGGAAATGGACCAGGCCTCGGGCGATCTTTTATTCGTGGGCCCTCATCCCCTGGATTGGCAGACCGCTCGCAACCAAGACGTATTTGTTACCACCACGGATCCTGCTGGCGCCGCCCAGCCGCTGGTTCAACGACTGAAGTTCGTCGATGCGACGGGCGATACAGTTCGCCTGGCCCCCGAAGCGGACTTCACCGCCGACGCCATGGATGCTTTCATGTTGTCGACTGGAACGTGGTCGTTGCACCAGTCGGATCCCGCCGCATGGCCGTCTCATTACACCGACAATCTGGCCGGCAAAGAATTCATCCCCGCTGAAACTTTTCTGGCTATCGATCCGCTGGTCAGCTTGTCCACGGCCATCGCTTCGCGCAGTTGGGTGTGGTCGTTGGCCTCGGCGGCGATCATTCTGATTGTGTGCGTCCTGATTCCGCGCGGCTTCTGCGGGTACCTCTGCCCGCTGGGCACAACGATCGATTTTTTCGATTGGGCGGTGGGCAAACGCGTCACACGGTTTCGTGTTTCCGGCGAAGGCTGGTGGGTTCACATCAAGTACTACCTGTTGACAGGAACCCTGCTGTGCGCCGTGTTCGGTGTGTTGGTATCGGGTTTTGTGTCGGCGATCCCCGTAATCACTCGCGGGATGTTATTCCTGTTCGAACCATTGCAGACGGGCGTATTTCGAGGCTGGCACCTGGTTCCGGGAATCAACATCGGACAATGGATTTCGATCGCACTGTTTGTCGCAGTGTTGTCACTGGGTTTTCTAAGACCAAGGTTCTGGTGCAAGTATGTGTGTCCCAGCGGTGCCGTGTTTTCGCTGGGCAACCTGTTTCGGGTAACGGAACGTAAAGTCGAATCGTCTTGTATCAACTGCAACAAGTGCGTCGAAATCTGCCCCTTTGATGCGATCAAACCGGACTTCACCACCCGCACCACCGACTGTACGCTGTGCCAGTCCTGCGCGGGTGTGTGCCCGACGCATGCCATCAAGTTTGTGGAAAGATGGAACCTGGTGGAGCTGAAGGTGCCGAATGACCCGCCGACCCAGGAAACGGCGATCGGACGAAGGGGCTTTCTGTCGCTGGCCGGAGGGACGGCCGCCGCGATCAGCGGCGGCGCGGGGTTGGCTCTGGCGACGAAAACCTGGGGCGCGGACCTGGAAGATCCCGACGCCTTTCGTCCCGTCCGCCCACCGGGCAGTGTGCCGGAGAAAGAGTTCTTGGAAATGTGCATTCGCTGCGGTGAATGTTTTAAAGCCTGCCCCAATAACGTGCTTCAGCCCGAAGCGTTTCAGCAAGGCCTGGAAGGCTTGTGGACTCCTTTGGTGAACGCCAACTGGGCGGGCTGTGAATCGAGCTGCAATGCCTGTGGACAAGTTTGCCCGACCGGTTCGATTCGCGCGTTGCCCTTGGCCGAAAAGAAAGTGGCTCGGATGGGACTGGCGATCGTCAATGAGTCGACGTGCTTGCCTTTTGCCGGTCGCGAAGCCTGCGACCTGTGTGTGGTGGAATGTAATGCCGCGGGATATCGGGCGATCGAGTTCAAACAGGTGGGAACGGAAGTCGATCAGGATGGCGTGCCGATCGCCGGAACCGGTTTTTCGGCCCCCGTCGTCCTGGCGGATAAATGTGTCGGCTGTGGCCTTTGCCAAACCCGCTGCCACGCGATCAACGTCAAAGATAAAGGCCTGCTTGCCGAATCCGCGATCATCATCGAAGCCGGTGAGGGCAAGGAAGATCGTTTAATGAGTGGATCGTATATCGAACTTCACGAGCAACGTTCGGCCGAGCAAACTGAAAAAGGTTCCGGCGGCGACTACTTTGTGCCCACCACGGAATCCGCTGAGCAAAATCCGAAACCTGCCGCCTCGCCCGACGCGGATCCATTTGGAGTTCCGGCAAGTCCCCCGCCAACGGAAGACGACGATCCATTCGGTATTCGGTAGGTAACCCCGCGCCCGCTGAAAGGCCGCACTGCACCCTCCCCATGGGAGTGTCGAGCGTCAGCGAGGGGAGGGCTTTTCGGCGGCGGACAATGGCTCTAACGACCTGCAAGTCCGACGAACCCTCCCCGCTCGTTCCTCGCGACCCTCCCAGGGGACGTGAAATGCTATTTAGGTCAGACGTCTCCGGGGACCCATGCTACTTTTCTACACGGGCCGGGGACCCATGCTACTATTCCACACGGGCCGGGGGCCCATGCTACGGGGTGAAAGTGATCTCGCCCCAGAGGCTGGGCGTTAACATGATTTCGCCGGGGATGTCGTCGGTTAGCCCGGTGCTTTGATTGGACCAGTAGGATCGCAAATTGGTATCCGTCCCTTCGGCGTCTCCATAGGTGACGCCGAAGTCGGCACGATACGTCTGCCCGGGCTGCGGTTGGATGCCCAGGGCGGCGAGCGGTACCGCGAGTTTGACTTCATACCCACCACGACGCGTTTCCACGGTGATCTTGGCATCGTCTAATCGCCGCACGCTGTCCACCGTTTCGGCTCGCCAGGGCGAAGTGAACTCGACCGGATTCGCCGCCCCCGGTTTGCGATGCTCGTATAACACGGCGATCGGCTGGCCTTCATAGGAAGCAACCAACAATCGTTTATCGCCTTCGACCGGACTTCTGCGACGTGGATCGGCCGCGCGGTCACTGGCGATCTTCAGATCCACCGTGTCGCCGGTAGCGAACAAGGTCGTCCAGTCGCGGCCGTTGTTAATCCACGGTGAAGGGTCTTGCACACGGTAGACCATCTGAAGCCACTGTTGGTCAACATCCAGTGCAACCTCAACAGGAAACTTACCGGCTTTGTCCCAGCGAATCGTGCCGGGAACCTTCGCTTGCCGCGCCACCTGTTGCTGGGCGGCTTGTCGAAACTGCTGCTGCTGAGCCGCCGATACTTGTTCTGCGGTGACCTGTAACGTGCCTTCGATCCGCTGTACTTCGTCCAGCCCGGTCAGTTCGTAAATGCGATACGGCCCGTGCCCAATTTGCACCAGATACTTGCCGTCGGTACTGGATCGCTCGAAGCTGCCACCAAAAATCTCGCCCCCCAACCGATACTCATTCTTCAAATAGCTGACCCGCACATCAACGAAGGCTTCGTCCAGGTACAACCCGTCACTGGACAGCAGGAAGCAGCGGCCGTGGTTGCCGTTTAAGAAGAACACGTCGCTGCGATCGTCCAGCGGAGCGATGCCCAGAATTCCCAACGTCCCCTGCATCACTCCCGGCTGTGGAAGCGGCGCGTCATGCGAACCATGCACGTTGCTCCACTGATTCGGATAGCTCCATAGATGCCGGCCGTCGCCACCGATGGCATACGCATTCATTTCGGGATCGGAATTAAACAGAAATCGGCCGAATCGATCCAACACCGTCGGCACCCCGCTGCGTTTATTACCAGGCGTCAAGCTGATGGGCTTGGCATCGGCCAGGGCTGCGTCAAGCGTCGGGTAGTCCGGCACTCCGTTGGCCAACATCCCTTTGGGTTTGATGGCGATGACCTTCACTTGATCCTGCTCCGCCGCCGGCATCCACAGCGTTAGGGACGTCTGCAGGTGCCCCCAGGCGGCGTCGCCAAAATGAATGTCATCGCCGCAGAAATCAAACTCATCTTGCTGAGTTTCTCCATCGCCGTTGCGATCGACCCACAACACGCCCATGCCGCGGCGAGCCCAGGGCTGTTCCTGGCCGGACCGTCCGGGCTTGGCCTGTTTCCGTTTCTCCGGCCATTTGGCATAAAACGCATCGATGTAAGACTGAGGCGGTTCCCAATTGCAACCGTAGGCAAAGTGATGCGTGCCGGCGACACCGACGATGTCGTGCAACGTACCATCGGGCAACACTTCGGAAATCAGAGCGATCTTGCCGCGGGCGCAAACGAAGGTCCGCCCGGCTTCGCGAAAGAATCGGTAACCGTGCGGATGGTAATTGCCGAAATGCCCTTCTTCCATCGACAGGATGTGCGTCGGTCGGGCGGTACCCTGAGCGATGTCGACATCCCAAAAGCAGCCCAGCCCGAGCCAGCGTCGGGGATTCTGCGGATCGAACCCGGACCCGTCGCCACCGTAATGCGGCATCCCAAATTTTTCATAAACAACGCGGCCCTGTTGCAGGTCCCAGGCCAGAACGCGTTTTGGATTCCAGCGGTTTTCGGTAACCCACAATTTGCCCGCGGGCCCCAACACCAACCCCATCGGACGCACCATGCGATCCGGGTCGTAGGCTCCCTTGTAGGGACCACCGGCGGTGCCGAACACGGCCTGCGGCTGACCACCAAGATCAAATCGATGCACCTGATGGCTGTTCAAATCGCTCAGCAGGATCGCCTCGTCGGTCGCCGTTTCCTGGTCGCCGGCCACCGCGATGCCGCTGATATCCATCGCTGCGGCGTCGATGATTTGTTGACCATCTCTCAACCGCACGACGCCGGTTTCCGTGGCGGCATATAAATCTTGTCCCGCACCCAAATGGCGGACGCCGGGCATCTCGATGGAATCCAGCCGTTTCCCGGACTCCGCATCCAGCACCCACACCGCTTGTTTGTCGCGAACGCCGACGTACAGTTTCCCGTCGGCTACCGCCAACCCGCCCAGATTAAAATCCTGCAAATCGGGATGATTGCTGCCGGGCCCGACTTCGATCGTGTCGACCGTAATGGCTCGCTGCTGACCGGCGAAGGGAACCATTTTTCCCGACGCGATGTCGTACCGCACGATCGTTAGATCCCAGGTCGACTTCCAGTTCGGATCGCCCTTGTTCACGTTCGTTCCGCCCCAAGTAAAACCGTCCTGGGCACAGTAAAGGTATTTTTCGTCGGCAGCAATTGCATCGTGCTGGATGCCGTACCCATGCTGGTGATCGTAACCTTGCACGAAGTTGCCGTCGCCGTCCAACGCCATTAGAGCCCAACCACCTTCGGTCACCGGGGCGGCGAAGAACACGTACTGGGAATTGGCCGCGGCCTGCTGCAGCGTGCTGTGGTTTGGTCCCCAAGCCGCCACGGTGGGTTCGCCGCCATTCGCAAAATTCATGAGGTACTTCGGTTCGATCCCCGGATGGGTGATCCCCCGCCAACGATACGCACCCGGCTGGACCATTTGGCCATTTTCGTCCAGTCCATCCCAGACCACCGTTTGCTGTCCCGCGGTAAAGCGACGCGCGGAGACCAGATTGCGCACCCGGTGTCCGGTTTCGTCCTCGATCAAAATGGTTGTTTTGCCGGCCGCAGGCTGTGCAAAGCTGACGCGGATTTCCTGTCGCCGAGCGTGAACGCGTTCGCGGTAGTCCTGCAAATCGAACCGTGCCCAGACAGACGCGTCGCTGACAAAGGGATGGTGGATCGCGCGGCCGTCGACGAACCCAAACCGCTCCTGTTGTTCGGGAAATTTCACAATGGCGGCGAAACGCAATCGTGACCAATCCCCGGCGGGCAAGCGGAAGTCGTATTGCGCAAGCGAACCATCAAGCGGTCGAGCGTCTGCCTCCGCCGCAGTCAACTGATAGGCCTGCTGTGCATTGGCAACCCCCAGCAGGATGTCCGCCAAAGGTTTCGACCAGGTACGCACCGACAGTGCCAACCCGGCGGGATCCGGCGTCACCGCCACCGCAAAGGGAATCCCTCCGGGGCGTCCGAGATCTTGAAAATCGGCGTCAACGTGATGCACCAATGGCCCACGGACTGCCGGAGCCGGCTGGACATGAGGCGAGCGAAGCGATGGCGGAGACGTCAGCGTGGCTTTGACCAACCGTTGCTTACCTGACTCATAAACCACCACGCGATCTCCGGATACGGCCAGATGAGTCGGCCGATCGAGCGATTCCAAGTTGGCAATTACCGCGCCCGTCCCATCCTTCAAAAGCACTCGCCCGGCCGCGGTGTCGCTGATCACCAGATGATGGCCGTCACTGTGCACATACACCTCGCCAGCGAAATCATTTTGTCGCGAAACCGGCTGCCAGCGGTTCTGTTCGTCACGCTGATAACGGATCAGCGTGCCTTTGCTGGCGGCGTATAGCGAATCGTTCCACCACGCCAAGCTGGTGCAGTTTTCCAGATCGGGAATCGCGACTTCCACCGGCTGGGAGCGGAGTCGTCCTTCATCAGTGATTTTTAACTCGAATGCTCGCCCGTC from Roseimaritima ulvae includes these protein-coding regions:
- a CDS encoding 4Fe-4S binding protein, producing the protein MKRIGLAIGSALLATAILVSVFSDRPTTWIEFPIAVSLAAAGVLLAIAALLLLTHFDTGRSAALLRLDVFSPALKRLKQGQQASHSLLGRGLRRVIPQAFQSNWTTKRRGLWRRTLRRIGLSWLAAPVRRVVQTVCLLTFGVLFFYVCWPYDATPKPAGKVSTNWTFSEMDQASGDLLFVGPHPLDWQTARNQDVFVTTTDPAGAAQPLVQRLKFVDATGDTVRLAPEADFTADAMDAFMLSTGTWSLHQSDPAAWPSHYTDNLAGKEFIPAETFLAIDPLVSLSTAIASRSWVWSLASAAIILIVCVLIPRGFCGYLCPLGTTIDFFDWAVGKRVTRFRVSGEGWWVHIKYYLLTGTLLCAVFGVLVSGFVSAIPVITRGMLFLFEPLQTGVFRGWHLVPGINIGQWISIALFVAVLSLGFLRPRFWCKYVCPSGAVFSLGNLFRVTERKVESSCINCNKCVEICPFDAIKPDFTTRTTDCTLCQSCAGVCPTHAIKFVERWNLVELKVPNDPPTQETAIGRRGFLSLAGGTAAAISGGAGLALATKTWGADLEDPDAFRPVRPPGSVPEKEFLEMCIRCGECFKACPNNVLQPEAFQQGLEGLWTPLVNANWAGCESSCNACGQVCPTGSIRALPLAEKKVARMGLAIVNESTCLPFAGREACDLCVVECNAAGYRAIEFKQVGTEVDQDGVPIAGTGFSAPVVLADKCVGCGLCQTRCHAINVKDKGLLAESAIIIEAGEGKEDRLMSGSYIELHEQRSAEQTEKGSGGDYFVPTTESAEQNPKPAASPDADPFGVPASPPPTEDDDPFGIR
- a CDS encoding FlgD immunoglobulin-like domain containing protein — its product is MAWLLPLCSFAAELRVVGTLGNSGASGPTRVSFSEPTAPGMGPVFDQHHTLWERAGESQLNRYALDGRLLASFTLPESAGRNDQLTRVGDRLLLNIRTSLYGLPLDAASGSTVERVPNLQVDAMSSSSWQGRVAIYQKQTKQLSWFDPAAGQIDAIAVLQRDVRDLHVDIDGTVYGFAGSQVNAWKDGQAVTGFPKDFHGDRPQKIGRHWYAHGWHGTIHRMNERFEPDPGVVLGGASGSFIGFLPESADVNSGRGLVQVRGGLFAISGQNGVVQLLAWDDAGKRFEIVRRLGALANIKGLALDSAGRIWTARGSWRWDASPDQPATVGDKEADLHAQPVVLNGQTLCLLKKHYSYVQLAHGPLIDTSGWSHLETPGIKDFQLHDSISGAAAVPDSDQYVMVAAQRDGRAFELKITDEGRLRSQPVEVAIPDLENCTSLAWWNDSLYAASKGTLIRYQRDEQNRWQPVSRQNDFAGEVYVHSDGHHLVISDTAAGRVLLKDGTGAVIANLESLDRPTHLAVSGDRVVVYESGKQRLVKATLTSPPSLRSPHVQPAPAVRGPLVHHVDADFQDLGRPGGIPFAVAVTPDPAGLALSVRTWSKPLADILLGVANAQQAYQLTAAEADARPLDGSLAQYDFRLPAGDWSRLRFAAIVKFPEQQERFGFVDGRAIHHPFVSDASVWARFDLQDYRERVHARRQEIRVSFAQPAAGKTTILIEDETGHRVRNLVSARRFTAGQQTVVWDGLDENGQMVQPGAYRWRGITHPGIEPKYLMNFANGGEPTVAAWGPNHSTLQQAAANSQYVFFAAPVTEGGWALMALDGDGNFVQGYDHQHGYGIQHDAIAADEKYLYCAQDGFTWGGTNVNKGDPNWKSTWDLTIVRYDIASGKMVPFAGQQRAITVDTIEVGPGSNHPDLQDFNLGGLAVADGKLYVGVRDKQAVWVLDAESGKRLDSIEMPGVRHLGAGQDLYAATETGVVRLRDGQQIIDAAAMDISGIAVAGDQETATDEAILLSDLNSHQVHRFDLGGQPQAVFGTAGGPYKGAYDPDRMVRPMGLVLGPAGKLWVTENRWNPKRVLAWDLQQGRVVYEKFGMPHYGGDGSGFDPQNPRRWLGLGCFWDVDIAQGTARPTHILSMEEGHFGNYHPHGYRFFREAGRTFVCARGKIALISEVLPDGTLHDIVGVAGTHHFAYGCNWEPPQSYIDAFYAKWPEKRKQAKPGRSGQEQPWARRGMGVLWVDRNGDGETQQDEFDFCGDDIHFGDAAWGHLQTSLTLWMPAAEQDQVKVIAIKPKGMLANGVPDYPTLDAALADAKPISLTPGNKRSGVPTVLDRFGRFLFNSDPEMNAYAIGGDGRHLWSYPNQWSNVHGSHDAPLPQPGVMQGTLGILGIAPLDDRSDVFFLNGNHGRCFLLSSDGLYLDEAFVDVRVSYLKNEYRLGGEIFGGSFERSSTDGKYLVQIGHGPYRIYELTGLDEVQRIEGTLQVTAEQVSAAQQQQFRQAAQQQVARQAKVPGTIRWDKAGKFPVEVALDVDQQWLQMVYRVQDPSPWINNGRDWTTLFATGDTVDLKIASDRAADPRRRSPVEGDKRLLVASYEGQPIAVLYEHRKPGAANPVEFTSPWRAETVDSVRRLDDAKITVETRRGGYEVKLAVPLAALGIQPQPGQTYRADFGVTYGDAEGTDTNLRSYWSNQSTGLTDDIPGEIMLTPSLWGEITFTP